A genomic region of Parambassis ranga chromosome 7, fParRan2.1, whole genome shotgun sequence contains the following coding sequences:
- the rbm15 gene encoding RNA-binding protein 15, which translates to MKGKERSPLKKRSRALDDIRDRGGCHPTSKKMGALTVSSGSNNGNSSAKGDGGSTRRSLLVEKRDRDFDGHGRNLNNHSCQSAATSSVGKNHNQSLALDLASPRTTSRAEQRIQPPTNESEYKTLKISDLGTQLSDEDIEDGLFHEFKKFGDVSVKLSRSNDERIAFVNFRKPEDARAAKHARGRLVLYDRPLKIEAVYINRRRSRSPVERDLYGAAQSHRHLQRPLSPTGLGYRDYRLQQLALGRLPPPPPPPLPRELERDREFALFEARARPAFIAERAAFREEDFISPEDDQRANRTLFLGNLDITVTEADLRRAFDRFGVITEVDIKRPTRGQTSTYGFLKFENLDMAHRAKLSMSGKIVGRNPIKIGYGKATPTTRLWVGGLGPWVPLAALAREFDRFGTIRTIDYRKGDTWAYIQYESLDAAQAACTHMRGFPLGGPERRLRVDFADTEHRYQQQFLQPLPIPPFDMVAESFVHRVTPEPLRVRERTPPPLHFRERELFPGAEWPNPAIRERVRASPFEPLEHLERERRTREPWSLERELQGREPARKRRVMEDGRHLDHSPDSTERTVRRRRASPDGSPGGSSRDGGRFSDSERPMRGERASPARERHSSVEKGGVERRLKSQSLSDKGPSSSAVSVVGDRKRKAGDGGKGLAKRERSESNSKGGQSSKMDGTKLSLAWQGMLLLKNSNFPANMHLLEGDHSVASDLLIDSATGRQVSELKITQRLRLDQPKLDEVSRRIKVAGPGGYAILLAVPGPTEDASSADPAVSTQRPLRNLVSYLNQKQAAGVISLPVGGSRDKDNTGVLHAFPPCDFSQQFLDSSAKALAKSEEDYLVMIIVRGAS; encoded by the coding sequence ATGAAAGGTAAAGAACGGTCGCCGCTGAAAAAACGGTCCCGGGCCTTGGATGATATTCGAGATAGGGGAGGATGCCACCCGACCAGCAAGAAAATGGGGGCTCTCACTGTTTCCAGTGGAAGTAATAATGGTAACAGTTCGGCCAAAGGGGACGGCGGCTCAACGAGACGGAGCTTGCTGGTTGAAAAAAGAGATAGAGATTTCGACGGACACGGTCGGAATTTAAATAATCACAGTTGTCAGTCAGCTGCTACAAGCTCCGTCGGTAAAAACCACAACCAGAGCCTGGCGCTTGATTTAGCCTCACCGAGGACCACTTCACGCGCAGAGCAGCGGATTCAGCCCCCCACCAACGAGAGTGAgtacaaaacattaaaaattagCGACCTTGGAACACAGTTGAGTGACGAAGACATTGAGGATGGACTCTTTCATGAATTTAAAAAATTCGGAGATGTGAGCGTCAAGTTAAGCCGCAGCAACGATGAACGGATAGCGTTTGTGAATTTTAGAAAGCCGGAGGACGCCAGAGCTGCAAAGCACGCCAGAGGACGATTAGTGCTGTACGACCGGCCGCTGAAAATCGAGGCGGTCTACATTAACAGAAGGAGAAGCCGTTCTCCTGTGGAGAGAGACCTGTACGGTGCAGCTCAAAGCCATAGACATTTGCAGAGACCCCTTTCGCCAACCGGGCTTGGATACAGGGACTACCGGCTGCAACAGCTGGCTTTGGGTCGgctccctcctcccccaccgCCCCCTCTGCCCAGAGAACTGGAGCGAGACAGAGAGTTTGCTCTCTTTGAAGCCAGGGCACGTCCAGCTTTCATTGCAGAGCGAGCAGCTTTTCGTGAAGAGGATTTTATATCTCCTGAGGATGACCAAAGAGCCAATAGGACGTTGTTTCTGGGAAACCTGGACATAACTGTTACAGAAGCTGACCTCAGGAGGGCTTTTGACAGGTTTGGGGTCATAACAGAAGTGGACATTAAAAGACCAACAAGGGGGCAGACCAGCACATATGGATTTCTGAAATTTGAGAACCTTGACATGGCTCACCGTGCTAAGCTTAGTATGTCTGGCAAAATTGTGGGCCGCAACCCTATAAAAATAGGTTATGGGAAAGCAACACCTACCACACGCCTGTGGGTGGGTGGACTTGGACCCTGGGTTCCTTTAGCTGCCCTGGCCCGAGAATTTGATCGCTTTGGAACAATAAGGACCATTGACTACAGAAAGGGGGACACTTGGGCCTACATTCAGTATGAAAGTTTAGATGCTGCACaagcagcatgcacacacatgagaGGCTTCCCACTGGGAGGTCCAGAGAGGAGACTTAGAGTGGACTTTGCAGACACTGAGCATCGTTACCAGCAGCAGTTCCTGCAGCCCCTACCAATACCACCATTTGACATGGTGGCTGAATCATTTGTTCACCGTGTCACACCTGAACCTCTGAGGGTCAGGGAACGGACTCCCCCACCACTTCACTTCAGGGAGAGAGAGCTCTTTCCTGGAGCTGAGTGGCCCAACCCAGCTATTCGTGAACGGGTGCGGGCCTCACCCTTTGAACCTCTGGAACATTTGGAGCGTGAACGGCGGACACGAGAACCCTGGTCTCTGGAAAGAGAACTGCAGGGACGAGAACCTGCACGCAAACGGCGTGTAATGGAAGATGGACGTCATTTAGATCATTCTCCTGACAGCACTGAGAGGACAGTAAGGCGCAGACGCGCTTCTCCAGATGGCAGTcctggtggcagcagcagagatggaggacGCTTCAGTGACTCAGAACGCCCTATGCGGGGTGAGAGAGCCTCCCCAGCCCGAGAACGTCACAGTAGCGTTGAAAAGGGTGGGGTTGAACGGAGGCTCAAAAGTCAGAGTCTGTCTGACAAAGGACCCTCAAGTAGTGCTGTTTCAGTAGTTGGTGACCGTAAGCGCAAAGCAGGCGATGGTGGCAAAGGGCTGGCCAAAAGAGAACGTTCTGAAAGTAACTCTAAAGGCGGGCAGTCATCAAAGATGGATGGCACTAAACTCAGTTTGGCTTGGCAAGGTATGCTGCTGCTAAAAAACAGCAATTTTCCAGCCAACATGCACCTGCTGGAGGGTGACCACAGCGTTGCCAGTGACCTGCTCATCGACAGCGCCACAGGAAGACAGGTGAGCGAGCTCAAGATCACGCAGCGTCTTCGGCTGGACCAGCCCAAGCTTGACGAGGTGTCTCGGCGCATCAAGGTGGCCGGTCCCGGTGGCTACGCCATCCTGTTGGCAGTTCCTGGACCTACAGAGGATGCATCCTCGGCTGACCCAGCCGTCTCAACACAGCGGCCCCTTCGTAACCTGGTGTCCTACCTCAACCAAAAGCAAGCAGCTGGAGTCATCAGTCTGCCTGTGGGAGGGAGCAGAGATAAAGACAACACAGGGGTTCTTCATGCTTTCCCTCCCTGTGATTTCTCCCAACAGTTCCTGGATTCCTCTGCCAAAGCTCTGGCTAAAAGCGAAGAGGACTATCTTGTCATGATTATCGTTCGTGGAGCATCTTAA